The Mercurialis annua linkage group LG2, ddMerAnnu1.2, whole genome shotgun sequence genome contains a region encoding:
- the LOC126668715 gene encoding GDSL esterase/lipase 5-like, which yields MYSPPYIWHFIPWKSHSLWCSGKMVRLNSSFGYFLIFVIFASSSSLKLKASATKKTSASSALFIFGDSTVDAGNNNYIDTIPDNRAGLKPYGRNGFFQAPTGRFSDGRIIVDYIAEYAKLPLIPPFLQPSADYTYGANFASGGGGVLPETNQLGNVIDLPTQLKNFEEVEKSLTEKLGEAQAKEIISEAVYFISIGSNDYMGGYLGNFTMQENYIPEVYVGMVIGNLTNAIQVNSLYEKGARKFGFLSLCPLGCLPALRAMNPKASEGGCFEAASSLALAHNNALRAVLTSLQHLFKGFKYCNSNFYNWLNDRINNPTKYGLKDGVNACCGTGPYNGIYSCGGNKKIAKFELCENSDEYVWWDSFHPTERIHEHFAKTLWNGAPFYVGPYNLEDFFFTKENLTIADEVDDLDNNNGGLNFQ from the exons atgtatTCCCCACCTTATATATGGCATTTCATTCCTTGGAAAAGCCACTCATTGTGGTGCTCAGGCAAAATGGTTAGACTTAATTCTTCCTTTGGTTACTTCTTGATCTTTGTAATATTTGCATCTTCAAGTAGCTTGAAGCTGAAGGCATCCGCTACTAAGAAGACTAGTGCTTCTTCTGCATTGTTCAtctttggcgactccactgtgGACGCTGGCAACAATAACTACATCGATACTATACCTGATAACCGAGCAGGTTTGAAGCCGTATGGCCGGAATGGCTTCTTCCAAGCACCCACCGGACGCTTCTCCGATGGCCGCATCATAGTAGATTACATTG CTGAATATGCAAAGTTGCCGCTAATTCCTCCATTCTTACAACCTTCCGCCGATTACACATATGGTGCCAACTTTGCATCCGGTGGCGGCGGCGTTCTCCCTGAGACTAATCAATTAGGAAAT GTAATAGATCTTCCAACACAGCTAAAAAATTTTGAAGAGGTGGAGAAATCACTGACGGAAAAACTTGGAGAAGCACAGGCTAAAGAGATCATATCGGAAGCAGTTTATTTCATTAGCATTGGAAGTAACGATTACATGGGTGGTTATTTAGGTAATTTCACAATGCAAGAAAATTATATTCCTGAAGTCTACGTTGGAATGGTCATTGGGAACTTGACAAATGCAATCCAGGTGAATA GCTTATATGAGAAGGGAGCAAGAAAATTTGGATTTCTAAGCCTGTGCCCTTTAGGTTGTCTTCCAGCTTTGAGAGCAATGAATCCCAAAGCCAGTGAAGGTGGCTGTTTTGAAGCAGCTTCTTCTCTTGCATTGGCTCATAATAATGCCTTGAGAGCTGTTCTCACAAGCCTTCAACATCTATTCAAAGGGTTCAAATATTGTAACTCCAATTTCTATAACTGGCTCAATGACAGGATCAATAATCCCACCAAATATG GTTTGAAAGATGGAGTGAATGCTTGCTGTGGAACCGGACCATACAATGGTATCTATAGCTGCGGAGGCAATAAGAAAATCGCCAAATTCGAACTATGTGAAAATTCTGATGAGTATGTTTGGTGGGATTCATTCCATCCGACGGAAAGAATCCATGAACATTTTGCAAAAACTCTATGGAATGGAGCTCCGTTTTATGTCGGACCTTATAATTTAGAAGATTTTTTCTTCACCAAGGAAAATCTCACCATTGCTGATGAAGTTGATGACCTTGATAATAATAATGGAGGACTGAACTTTCAGTAA